A window from Gymnogyps californianus isolate 813 chromosome 27, ASM1813914v2, whole genome shotgun sequence encodes these proteins:
- the ETV7 gene encoding transcription factor ETV7 has translation MNGKALCILTKDDFRYRAPSSGDVLYEILQYIKTQRRALVCSPLLNSPFRETRSTEEGTDCSAEAAPVAVSSCLGCAEQPVSCSHAEPLNLSHHSSEGSCRADAICSCPTTLSAPVDGKIADCRLLWDYVYQLLSDSRYEPYIKWEDKEAKVFRVVNPNGLAQLWGNHKNRMNMTYEKMSRALRHYYKLNIIKKEPGQKLLFRFLKTPGEIIHEKSSKLEQLENEDHEDLKEDTLEVSP, from the exons ATGAACGGCAAAGCCCTGTGCATCCTCACCAAGGATGACTTCAGATACCGAGCTCCAAGCTCAG gtGATGTGTTATACGAAATACTCCAGTACATTAAGACTCAAAGAAGAGCTCTGGTGTGCAGCCCTTTGCTGAACTCACCCTTCAGGGAAACCAGGAGCACAGAGGAAG gGACAGACTGTAGTGCTGAGGCTGCCCCAgttgctgtttcctcctgccTGGGTTGTGCAGAACAGCCTGTGTCCTGCAGCCACGCAGAGCCGTTAAACCTCTCCCATCACAGCTCAgagggcagctgcagggcagatGCCATCTGCTCTTGTCCTACAACCCTGTCGGCCCCAGTTGATGGGAAAATTGCAG ACTGCAGGTTGCTGTGGGATTATGTGTACCAGCTCCTCTCCGACAGCCGCTATGAGCCTTACATCAAGTGGGAAGACAAGGAAGCCAAGGTCTTCCGGGTCGTTAACCCAAACGGACTTGCCCAGCTCTGGGGGAACCACAAG aacCGGATGAACATGACATATGAGAAGATGTCACGAGCGCTCAGACATTACTACAAACTCAACATCATCAAAAAGGAGCCAGGGCAGAAGCTGTTGTTCAG GTTTTTGAAGACTCCTGGGGAGATCATCCATGAGAAATCCAGCAAACTGGAGCAGCTGGAGAACGAGGACCATGAAGATTTGAAAGAAGACACACTGGAGGTTTCACCGTAG